In Shinella sp. XGS7, a single genomic region encodes these proteins:
- a CDS encoding filamentous hemagglutinin N-terminal domain-containing protein: protein MNQKLSKQDRAMPCAARALSFAVALAFQPALVLAAPPALPASALPSGAQVTAGQAQISQQGANLLVQQQSQKLITNWQSFNIGSGASVQFLQPNAQSVALNRVVAGDASQILGQLRGNGQVFLVNPQGVVFGQGARVDVGGLVVSSLGIKDQDFLNGQYRFGAEGAAGGISNAGELNGRFVVLVAPSLDNSGQIKAADGGQLALLAGGGARLQLDAGGLVSVQLDAAATEATIRNSGALIADGGRVLLSAQSAAPGLAAAINQSGTVRANSLNERQGEIWLDGGRGRVELAGQTLAQGQAGGLSGGKIVATADTLKVSGRVDASGAAGGGTVLLGGGVQGKDAAVREARSVQLEAGSQVAADGGSGRGGTIVAWSGEHTRTRGELSARGEAGGGFIETSSRGQMDVGGRVVTGAGGTWLIDPTDFVLDSSKKPTIEGALNSGTTVNIDADNSITINEDLAKTSGPDATLNFRSNGNIIQATGKSISSQSGRLNISFWGSLDNESNYLGGSVLLGGSLSSNGGSVNFYKPTTLASAAPVSTKLLGISAGTAGNIVFHKDVKLASPTLAVSLSSQGAQSGSTYVGAGGAIEFKGKIESGVVGAIGSMVPQGLTLDSTGTVPGAITLRDSVGSVANPLARLALTGPMQIALEAAEINLRATSGDVLTASSTLGTPTLVLGAANTDIRVTGGTVNGVTGYADYKQETFHIGVKDATARSLTITADRSIKLKNSQIDGVTNAGGNKLDVRLNAYNADAAGGGAVHLNNAQIRSNGGLVALGGSGTAAAGAAVGTAADPDGNTDGIQIFNSQIATAGGALSLAARAPDTLAAGAGIHVFGLSTLDSGSGNLSLNAAVKNASSAGNKDAVVIGEGSSSQVSLLASAGGSISIQGDASFVGNVTSGSRYDGVIISQGALVQTDAGKITVQGKGGGGNDFVSDQNHGVRLDTAKTRLLSNSGDITIGGVSGGKVGSVGIFSAGNEIYLGRMGAGSNTGHIELVADSMFLTNSSATRLQAASGGELRLRSWSDNRNISLGATDINDVNGALALGSTWFSGANAVFQPGFANITIGEAGMSPVASRGQLSVDGATTVRDPLNLAVQGAGGKVQLNAALTVQGAGASGTERTLSLRVADGARSTETGLLTVDKLHLIGAGEFKLIAPNLINTVAGTGLNGAVTLKNAQALLVGAVGSTSRGVASGPAQGLSTTAGQDISLSTSAGHLRLERNIEAGSGAVSLTAQAGSVLETGSAIVRADRLAVASQTSSALLNANEVRGLAAQLSGTEANLSLRSTGALNIESVAGLNGVIVPGTLWLQAEGGALTQSQAVAARSAALQAAGDIVLTQRNAAGAANRIGTLAARTGNGELKLLNAIGMTVGAAGTADAGATLAGIDVGQRGVRVEASSGNLVLANSIKAGSNATVSLQASQGAINQLGSAGATEGRAPIITAGALLLSAADSASLMNENEVGRLAAEVGGSAKDLSFVGRRGVVFDAVSDIEGRTLRGLNVSGKAWVEAREGDIRQTEAVKADALGLKASGEIALALNQGGVAANQIANLAARAGTGSIHVVSRSAMQVSAVGTAASQAVYGQALVGVASNERDITLRSTQGELVLGQSVSAGKAVLSLEAAQGVRQLGGAIQADGLRVLAGGAIDLQQDQNRVRVLAASGQGPLAYRDADGLEIGSVTVSLGQQAGRSAGLNSGQGEQLVQSGGALLLSQDVQAGAGLVSLEAADGGIRQSGGSLTADKLRLLAGGQGDVTLQQAGNRFSQVAARVAGGSLALQTQGPLSVSSLARTLGGNSAERGLDGLDTASGNGSQSLKSGGALQLAQQLKAGQGSIALDVADGGVRQSGGALTAAALRIKAGGTGAVDLQQAGNQVQRFGAEVAHGTLAYNNAGALTLEAVSTRDREQLLRAGGAIELSDKLQAGAATVSLEAKGGIQQSGGTLDADALRLLAAGDVKLQQQGNRIGSVAAQLDDGALALHSQSALKVGSVRRELGGEDKNRSLAGISTGNRQQALSSAGAIELAADLKGGQIGLVSAQGGIRQTAGSLQATALEARSAGSAAELTLRQAGNRVERFAAQSAGNVALENQGSLVIGQVGASRGITAEGSVFVRSSADLSLESGKVSSASSSRQAIMLAAGQAFRNQAGADAVAAPSGRWLIYDDNPFLDLSRLGGLKLGFLQTGTVYAALPPDQVQQSGSGYITTGVPPVPEQFARLVGGAAGNENSGNLATHAQGSRVARAGLQPALWQREDDGEGKTQRNPNGLSLEGAEWRVDLRPGERFVSPLQELLGVPAEAAAAPEGEAARLADGAALPAWLSYDAASRQFAGLVPPDLAQPIRVRVMLRSAPGAAPKAFELDFVPQTR from the coding sequence ATGAACCAGAAACTGTCCAAGCAAGACCGCGCCATGCCCTGCGCCGCGCGTGCGCTCTCCTTCGCCGTGGCCCTGGCGTTCCAGCCGGCCCTCGTCCTGGCTGCCCCGCCGGCCCTTCCCGCCAGCGCCCTGCCCAGCGGTGCCCAGGTGACGGCCGGCCAGGCCCAGATCAGCCAGCAGGGCGCCAATCTGCTGGTGCAGCAGCAGAGCCAGAAGCTGATCACCAACTGGCAGAGCTTCAATATCGGCAGCGGTGCCAGCGTGCAGTTCCTGCAGCCCAATGCGCAGTCGGTGGCGCTGAACCGCGTGGTGGCGGGCGACGCCTCGCAGATCCTCGGCCAGCTGCGCGGCAATGGCCAGGTCTTCCTGGTCAACCCGCAGGGCGTGGTCTTCGGCCAGGGCGCACGCGTGGACGTGGGCGGCCTGGTGGTGTCCTCGCTGGGCATCAAGGACCAGGACTTCCTGAACGGCCAGTACCGCTTCGGCGCCGAGGGCGCGGCCGGCGGCATCTCCAATGCCGGCGAGCTCAATGGCCGCTTCGTGGTGCTGGTGGCACCGAGCCTGGACAACAGCGGCCAGATCAAGGCCGCCGACGGCGGCCAGCTGGCGCTGCTGGCCGGCGGCGGTGCCCGCCTGCAGCTGGACGCGGGCGGCCTGGTCTCGGTGCAGCTGGATGCGGCGGCCACCGAGGCCACGATCCGCAACAGCGGCGCCCTGATCGCCGATGGCGGCCGCGTGCTGCTGAGCGCGCAGTCGGCGGCGCCGGGCCTGGCCGCGGCGATCAACCAGAGCGGCACGGTGCGGGCCAACAGCCTGAACGAACGCCAGGGCGAGATCTGGCTGGACGGCGGCCGCGGCCGCGTCGAGCTGGCAGGCCAGACCCTGGCCCAGGGCCAGGCCGGCGGCCTGAGCGGCGGCAAGATCGTTGCCACCGCCGACACGCTGAAGGTCAGCGGCCGGGTCGACGCCTCGGGCGCGGCCGGTGGCGGCACGGTGCTGCTGGGCGGCGGCGTGCAGGGCAAGGACGCCGCAGTGCGCGAGGCGCGCAGCGTGCAGCTTGAAGCCGGCAGCCAGGTGGCGGCCGACGGCGGCAGCGGCCGCGGCGGGACCATCGTGGCCTGGTCCGGCGAGCACACCCGCACCCGCGGCGAACTCAGCGCGCGCGGCGAGGCCGGCGGCGGCTTCATCGAGACCTCCAGCCGCGGCCAGATGGACGTGGGCGGCCGCGTTGTGACCGGCGCCGGCGGCACCTGGCTGATCGACCCGACGGACTTCGTGCTGGACAGCAGTAAAAAGCCGACCATCGAAGGCGCGCTGAACAGCGGCACCACGGTCAATATCGACGCCGACAACAGCATCACCATCAACGAGGACCTGGCCAAGACCTCGGGCCCGGATGCCACGCTGAATTTCCGCAGCAACGGCAACATCATCCAGGCGACCGGCAAGTCGATCTCCTCGCAGTCCGGCCGGCTGAACATCAGCTTCTGGGGCAGCCTGGACAACGAAAGCAACTACCTCGGCGGCAGCGTGCTGCTGGGCGGCTCGCTCTCCAGCAACGGCGGCAGCGTCAACTTCTACAAGCCCACCACCCTGGCCAGCGCCGCGCCGGTCTCCACCAAGCTGCTGGGCATCAGCGCCGGCACCGCCGGCAACATCGTCTTCCACAAGGACGTCAAGCTGGCCTCGCCGACCCTGGCGGTCAGCCTGAGCAGCCAGGGCGCGCAGAGCGGCTCCACCTATGTGGGCGCCGGCGGCGCGATCGAGTTCAAGGGCAAGATCGAATCCGGCGTGGTCGGCGCGATCGGCAGCATGGTGCCGCAAGGCCTGACCCTGGACAGCACCGGCACCGTGCCCGGAGCCATCACCCTGCGCGACAGCGTGGGCAGCGTGGCCAATCCCCTGGCTCGTCTGGCCCTGACCGGCCCCATGCAGATCGCGCTGGAGGCCGCCGAGATCAATCTGCGTGCCACCTCGGGCGATGTGCTGACCGCCTCCTCCACCCTGGGCACGCCCACCCTGGTGCTGGGCGCGGCCAACACCGACATCCGCGTCACCGGCGGCACGGTCAATGGCGTGACCGGCTATGCCGACTACAAGCAGGAGACCTTCCATATCGGCGTCAAGGACGCCACCGCGCGCAGCCTGACCATCACCGCCGACCGCTCGATCAAGCTGAAGAACAGCCAGATCGACGGCGTGACGAATGCCGGCGGCAACAAGCTGGATGTGCGCCTGAACGCCTACAACGCCGATGCGGCCGGTGGCGGCGCCGTCCACCTGAACAATGCCCAGATCCGCTCCAACGGCGGCCTGGTCGCCCTGGGCGGCAGCGGCACGGCAGCGGCCGGCGCGGCCGTGGGCACGGCGGCCGATCCGGATGGCAATACCGACGGCATCCAGATCTTCAACAGCCAGATCGCCACGGCCGGCGGCGCGCTGAGCCTCGCCGCACGCGCGCCGGACACCCTGGCCGCGGGCGCCGGCATCCATGTGTTCGGTCTCTCCACCCTGGACAGCGGCAGCGGCAATCTGAGCTTGAATGCCGCCGTCAAGAACGCCTCCAGCGCCGGCAACAAGGACGCGGTGGTGATCGGCGAGGGCAGCTCCTCCCAGGTCTCGCTGCTGGCCTCGGCCGGCGGCAGCATCAGCATCCAGGGCGATGCCAGCTTCGTGGGCAATGTCACCTCGGGCTCGCGCTACGACGGCGTGATCATCTCGCAAGGCGCCCTGGTGCAAACCGACGCCGGCAAGATCACGGTGCAGGGCAAGGGCGGCGGCGGCAATGACTTTGTCTCCGACCAGAACCATGGCGTGCGCCTGGACACGGCCAAGACCCGCCTGCTGTCGAACAGCGGTGACATCACGATCGGCGGCGTCAGCGGCGGCAAGGTCGGCTCGGTCGGCATCTTCAGCGCCGGCAACGAGATCTACCTGGGCCGCATGGGCGCAGGCAGCAATACCGGCCATATCGAGCTGGTCGCGGACAGCATGTTCCTGACCAACAGCTCGGCCACCCGCCTGCAGGCCGCCAGCGGCGGCGAGCTGCGCCTGCGCAGCTGGAGCGACAACCGCAATATCAGCCTGGGCGCCACCGACATCAACGACGTGAACGGCGCGCTGGCCCTGGGCAGCACCTGGTTCAGCGGCGCCAACGCGGTGTTCCAGCCGGGCTTTGCCAACATCACGATCGGCGAGGCCGGCATGAGCCCGGTGGCCAGCCGCGGCCAGCTCAGCGTGGACGGCGCCACCACGGTGCGCGACCCCCTGAACCTGGCGGTGCAGGGTGCCGGTGGCAAGGTGCAGCTGAACGCCGCGCTGACCGTGCAGGGCGCGGGCGCCTCCGGCACCGAGCGCACGCTCTCGCTGCGCGTGGCCGACGGCGCACGCAGCACCGAGACCGGCCTGCTGACCGTGGACAAGCTGCATCTGATCGGTGCCGGCGAGTTCAAGCTGATCGCCCCCAATCTGATCAACACGGTGGCCGGCACCGGCCTGAACGGCGCCGTGACCCTGAAGAATGCCCAGGCCCTGCTGGTCGGGGCCGTGGGTTCCACCAGCCGCGGCGTGGCCAGCGGCCCGGCCCAGGGCCTGTCCACCACGGCCGGTCAGGACATCAGCCTGTCCACCAGCGCCGGCCATCTGCGCCTGGAACGCAATATCGAGGCCGGCAGCGGCGCGGTGAGCCTGACGGCCCAGGCCGGTTCGGTGCTGGAAACCGGCAGCGCCATCGTCCGGGCTGACCGCCTGGCCGTGGCCTCGCAGACCAGCTCGGCCCTGCTGAACGCCAACGAGGTGCGCGGCCTGGCCGCCCAGCTCAGCGGCACCGAAGCGAACTTGAGCCTGCGCAGCACCGGCGCGCTGAACATCGAAAGCGTCGCCGGCCTGAACGGCGTGATCGTGCCCGGCACCCTGTGGCTGCAGGCCGAGGGCGGTGCGCTGACCCAGAGCCAGGCGGTGGCCGCGCGCAGCGCGGCCCTGCAGGCGGCCGGCGACATCGTGCTGACCCAGCGTAACGCTGCCGGGGCGGCAAACCGCATCGGCACCCTGGCCGCGCGCACCGGCAACGGCGAGCTGAAGCTGCTCAACGCTATCGGCATGACCGTGGGCGCGGCCGGCACGGCAGACGCCGGTGCCACCCTGGCCGGCATCGACGTGGGCCAGCGCGGCGTGCGCGTCGAAGCCAGCAGCGGCAATCTGGTGCTGGCCAACAGCATCAAGGCCGGCAGCAATGCCACGGTCAGCCTGCAGGCCAGCCAGGGCGCGATCAACCAGCTCGGCAGCGCCGGCGCCACCGAAGGGCGTGCGCCCATCATCACGGCCGGCGCCCTGCTGCTTTCGGCCGCCGACAGCGCCTCGCTGATGAACGAGAACGAGGTCGGCCGTCTGGCCGCCGAGGTGGGCGGCAGCGCCAAGGATCTGAGCTTCGTCGGCCGCCGCGGCGTGGTCTTCGACGCGGTCAGCGACATCGAGGGCCGCACCCTGCGCGGCCTGAATGTCAGCGGCAAGGCCTGGGTCGAGGCCCGCGAGGGCGACATCCGCCAGACCGAAGCGGTCAAGGCCGACGCGCTGGGCCTGAAGGCCAGCGGCGAGATCGCGCTGGCCCTGAACCAGGGCGGCGTGGCCGCCAACCAGATCGCCAATCTGGCAGCACGCGCCGGCACGGGCAGCATCCACGTGGTGTCGCGCAGCGCCATGCAGGTCAGCGCCGTGGGCACGGCGGCCAGCCAGGCCGTCTACGGCCAGGCCCTGGTGGGCGTGGCCAGCAATGAGCGCGACATCACCCTGCGCAGCACGCAGGGCGAGCTGGTGCTGGGCCAGTCGGTCAGCGCCGGCAAGGCGGTGCTGAGCCTCGAGGCGGCGCAGGGTGTGCGCCAGCTGGGCGGTGCGATCCAGGCCGATGGCCTGCGCGTGCTGGCCGGTGGCGCCATCGATCTGCAGCAGGACCAGAATCGCGTGCGCGTGCTGGCCGCCAGCGGCCAGGGCCCGCTGGCCTACCGCGATGCCGACGGCCTGGAGATCGGCAGCGTGACGGTGAGCCTGGGCCAGCAGGCCGGCCGCAGCGCCGGACTGAACTCGGGCCAGGGCGAGCAGCTGGTGCAAAGCGGCGGCGCCCTGCTGCTGAGCCAGGATGTGCAGGCCGGCGCCGGTCTGGTGAGCCTGGAAGCGGCCGATGGCGGCATCCGCCAGAGCGGCGGCAGCCTGACGGCCGACAAGCTGCGCCTGCTGGCCGGCGGCCAGGGTGATGTGACGCTGCAGCAGGCGGGCAACCGCTTCAGCCAGGTCGCGGCCCGCGTGGCCGGCGGCAGCCTGGCGCTGCAGACTCAAGGCCCGCTGAGCGTCAGCAGCCTGGCGCGCACGCTGGGCGGCAACAGCGCCGAGCGCGGCCTCGACGGGCTGGACACCGCCTCCGGCAACGGTTCGCAGAGCCTGAAGAGCGGCGGTGCGCTGCAGCTCGCCCAGCAGCTCAAGGCCGGCCAGGGCAGCATCGCGCTGGACGTGGCCGACGGCGGCGTGCGCCAGAGCGGCGGCGCGCTCACGGCCGCGGCCCTGCGCATCAAGGCCGGCGGCACGGGTGCCGTCGACCTGCAGCAGGCCGGCAACCAGGTCCAGCGTTTCGGCGCCGAGGTGGCCCATGGCACGCTGGCCTACAACAACGCGGGCGCCCTGACCCTGGAGGCCGTCAGCACCCGCGACCGCGAGCAGCTGCTGCGCGCTGGCGGCGCCATCGAGCTGAGCGACAAGCTGCAGGCCGGCGCGGCCACCGTCAGCCTGGAAGCCAAGGGCGGCATCCAGCAGAGCGGCGGCACGCTGGACGCCGACGCGCTGCGCCTGCTGGCCGCAGGCGATGTGAAGCTGCAGCAACAGGGCAATCGCATCGGCAGCGTGGCCGCGCAGCTCGACGACGGCGCCCTGGCCCTGCACAGCCAGTCCGCGCTCAAGGTGGGCAGCGTGCGACGCGAGCTGGGCGGCGAGGACAAGAACCGCAGCCTGGCCGGCATCAGCACCGGCAATCGCCAGCAAGCGCTGAGCAGCGCCGGCGCCATCGAGCTGGCCGCCGATCTCAAGGGCGGCCAGATCGGTCTGGTCTCGGCCCAGGGCGGCATCCGCCAGACGGCCGGCAGCCTGCAGGCCACGGCCCTGGAGGCGCGCAGCGCCGGCAGCGCCGCCGAGCTGACGCTGCGCCAGGCGGGCAACCGCGTGGAGCGCTTTGCCGCCCAGAGCGCTGGCAACGTGGCGCTGGAGAACCAGGGCAGCCTGGTGATCGGCCAGGTTGGCGCCAGCCGCGGCATCACGGCCGAGGGCAGCGTCTTCGTGCGCAGCAGCGCCGATCTGAGCCTGGAATCAGGCAAGGTCAGCAGTGCCTCCAGCTCGCGCCAGGCCATCATGCTCGCCGCCGGCCAGGCCTTCCGCAACCAGGCTGGCGCGGACGCGGTCGCGGCCCCGTCCGGCCGCTGGCTGATCTATGACGACAACCCCTTCCTGGACCTCTCGCGCCTGGGCGGCCTGAAGCTGGGCTTCCTGCAGACCGGCACCGTCTACGCGGCCTTGCCGCCGGACCAGGTGCAGCAGTCGGGCTCGGGCTACATCACCACCGGCGTGCCGCCGGTGCCCGAGCAGTTTGCCCGTCTGGTCGGTGGCGCAGCCGGGAACGAGAACTCCGGCAATCTGGCCACCCACGCCCAGGGTTCGCGCGTCGCCCGTGCCGGCCTCCAGCCGGCGCTGTGGCAGCGTGAGGACGACGGCGAGGGCAAGACCCAGCGCAACCCCAATGGCCTGAGCCTGGAAGGTGCCGAATGGCGCGTGGACCTGCGTCCCGGCGAGCGCTTCGTCAGCCCGCTGCAGGAACTGCTGGGGGTGCCGGCCGAGGCAGCCGCAGCACCGGAGGGCGAGGCCGCCCGCCTGGCGGATGGCGCGGCCCTGCCCGCCTGGCTGAGCTATGACGCGGCCAGTCGGCAGTTCGCCGGCCTGGTGCCGCCGGATCTGGCCCAGCCCATCCGCGTGCGGGTGATGCTGCGCAGCGCGCCGGGCGCCGCCCCCAAGGCCTTCGAGCTGGACTTCGTGCCGCAGACGCGCTAA
- a CDS encoding response regulator transcription factor: MSDLILLEDEAVLREELSEFLAGCGYRVQAEASLEGFRHHYDPSRHALAVIDLGLPDGDGLTLIRELRARGERLGIVVLTARGSTRERVAGLDIGADYYLAKTSDLDELAATLAALSRRLLGAGVLPVEPAWVLELRPRRLLPPGCEPIGLSEQDLVVLHTLMRGAGEIASRQQIVEALGEDYLSYDQRRLDTQMRRLRRKVDEACGLTLPINTARNAGYRFHARALIRA; the protein is encoded by the coding sequence ATGTCAGACCTGATTCTTCTGGAAGATGAGGCGGTGCTGCGCGAGGAACTCAGCGAGTTTCTCGCCGGTTGCGGCTATCGGGTGCAGGCGGAAGCCTCGCTGGAGGGCTTTCGCCATCACTACGATCCCAGCCGCCATGCGCTGGCCGTGATTGACCTGGGCCTGCCCGATGGCGACGGCCTGACGCTGATACGGGAGTTGCGCGCCCGCGGTGAGCGCCTGGGCATCGTGGTGCTCACGGCGCGCGGCAGCACGCGTGAGCGCGTGGCGGGCCTGGACATCGGGGCCGATTACTACCTGGCCAAGACCTCGGACCTGGATGAGCTGGCCGCCACCCTGGCGGCCCTGTCCCGGCGTTTGCTCGGCGCCGGTGTGCTGCCGGTGGAGCCGGCCTGGGTGCTGGAGCTGCGGCCGCGCCGGCTGCTGCCGCCGGGCTGCGAACCCATTGGCCTGTCCGAGCAGGACCTGGTGGTGCTGCACACCTTGATGCGCGGGGCCGGCGAGATTGCCAGCCGCCAGCAGATCGTCGAGGCCCTGGGCGAGGACTATCTGAGCTATGACCAGCGCCGGCTCGACACCCAGATGCGGCGCTTGCGCCGCAAGGTGGATGAGGCCTGCGGCCTCACCCTGCCCATCAACACGGCGCGCAACGCCGGCTACCGCTTCCACGCCCGGGCCCTGATCCGCGCTTGA
- a CDS encoding sensor histidine kinase, which translates to MNTMGRSGWGGWRVALLLALLLALPARAQPMLQLDARQAVSAGGFMSMLRDPRGDLLPQEAAAARTWQDLKESLSAAYTPDVIWLRLRLQTPPAGERWLLQLSHALLDDVRLYQRDAEGSWQLTGQSGEDMGRSNWVVDARNPVLPLLLPVGRETELLIRLRSKNAMSTYVTLSSPEVYGAAARREYLVYGIGFGFGLLLLLFHTLFWHMSRERLSAWYLIYVGCALSVEMLTAGLPQQLLDLPVTLSDPLLGVIMSMSLVIGTRFALLQLDLEAAWPRFSHSLLLLTLCISLGSALLVLAGHNGGGMQLMQRSAMLNILLFIGIALCRLGRDQGQARAFLLIFGVYYAAVVISFVRNMGLIPTSVWSNNAAALGAALHMLLMSMRLNRRYDLLRREKEQAQRRVVDVVARQNERLDQAVRARTAELRQEITRREALEQDLRAALETERRAKQSQLDFVAMISHEFRTPLAIINTTAQQIARNLDAAREKTLARCANLRNAAQRLAALVDEYLTVDRMDTAHAPFQPRDCDQAMLAELLDDLVADWPDGRVQLHDAALPPLLRCDPGLLRVALRNLLANADRHTPPGASIELRLQHNEQTGLSFHVSNPGSEIPADEVPRLFEKYFRGRQALQSPGAGLGLYLVRQIAELHGGQARLESTGRSDAVSFRLDFPLAAPLAA; encoded by the coding sequence ATGAACACGATGGGCCGGAGTGGATGGGGGGGATGGCGGGTCGCACTGCTGCTGGCGCTGCTGCTGGCGCTGCCGGCGCGGGCTCAGCCGATGTTGCAGCTCGACGCTCGGCAGGCCGTTTCGGCGGGCGGCTTCATGTCCATGCTGCGCGACCCACGCGGCGATCTGCTGCCCCAGGAGGCCGCGGCAGCCAGGACCTGGCAGGACTTGAAGGAATCGCTCAGCGCAGCCTACACACCCGACGTGATCTGGCTGCGCCTGCGCCTGCAGACGCCACCGGCGGGGGAACGCTGGCTGCTGCAGCTCAGCCATGCCCTGCTGGACGATGTCCGCCTGTACCAGCGGGACGCCGAGGGATCATGGCAGCTGACCGGGCAGTCGGGCGAGGACATGGGACGTTCAAATTGGGTGGTGGACGCCCGCAACCCCGTGCTGCCCCTGCTGCTGCCGGTAGGCCGCGAGACCGAGCTATTGATACGGCTGCGCAGCAAGAACGCCATGTCCACCTACGTGACGCTTTCCAGTCCCGAGGTCTATGGGGCGGCCGCCCGTCGGGAGTACCTGGTCTACGGCATAGGCTTCGGCTTCGGCCTGCTGCTGCTGCTGTTCCATACCCTGTTCTGGCACATGAGTCGGGAACGCCTGAGCGCCTGGTACCTGATCTATGTGGGCTGTGCCCTCAGCGTGGAGATGCTCACTGCGGGCCTGCCCCAGCAGCTGCTGGACCTGCCCGTGACGCTCTCCGATCCGCTGCTGGGCGTGATCATGAGCATGAGCCTGGTGATAGGCACGCGATTTGCCCTGCTGCAGCTGGATCTGGAGGCGGCCTGGCCGCGCTTCTCCCACAGCCTGCTCTTGCTGACGCTTTGCATCAGCCTGGGCAGTGCCCTGCTGGTGCTCGCGGGCCACAACGGCGGCGGCATGCAGCTGATGCAGCGCAGCGCCATGCTGAACATCCTGCTCTTCATCGGTATCGCCCTGTGCCGGCTGGGCCGTGACCAGGGACAGGCCCGCGCCTTTCTGCTGATCTTCGGCGTCTACTACGCAGCGGTGGTCATCAGCTTTGTGCGCAATATGGGCCTCATCCCCACCTCGGTGTGGAGCAATAACGCGGCGGCGCTGGGGGCCGCCCTGCACATGCTGCTGATGAGCATGCGGCTCAACCGCCGCTACGATCTGCTGCGCCGCGAGAAGGAGCAGGCGCAGCGCCGCGTGGTGGACGTGGTGGCCCGCCAGAACGAGCGCCTGGATCAGGCCGTTCGGGCGCGTACCGCCGAGCTGCGCCAGGAGATCACCCGGCGCGAAGCGCTGGAGCAGGATCTGCGCGCAGCCCTGGAAACCGAGCGACGGGCCAAGCAGTCCCAGCTGGATTTCGTGGCCATGATTTCCCATGAGTTCCGCACGCCCCTGGCCATCATCAACACCACGGCCCAGCAGATTGCCCGCAATCTGGATGCGGCCCGCGAGAAGACCCTGGCACGCTGCGCGAACCTGCGCAACGCAGCCCAGCGTCTGGCTGCCCTGGTGGACGAGTACCTGACCGTGGATCGCATGGACACGGCTCACGCCCCCTTCCAGCCGCGCGATTGCGATCAAGCCATGCTGGCCGAGCTGCTGGACGACCTGGTCGCCGACTGGCCGGACGGTCGGGTGCAGCTGCACGACGCGGCCCTGCCACCGCTGCTGCGCTGCGATCCGGGCCTGCTGCGGGTTGCCCTGCGCAATCTGCTGGCCAATGCCGACCGCCACACGCCCCCCGGCGCCAGCATCGAGCTGCGGCTGCAGCACAACGAACAGACCGGCCTGAGCTTTCATGTGAGCAATCCCGGCAGCGAGATCCCCGCAGATGAGGTGCCTCGGCTCTTCGAGAAATACTTCCGCGGTCGCCAGGCCTTGCAATCACCGGGTGCCGGCCTGGGCCTCTATCTGGTGCGCCAGATCGCGGAGTTGCATGGCGGCCAGGCCAGGCTGGAGAGCACCGGACGCAGTGACGCGGTGAGCTTCCGTCTGGATTTTCCCCTGGCTGCTCCTCTGGCCGCCTGA
- a CDS encoding thioesterase family protein: protein MPLFASRLFEPEFVQSLCEIFETHIAFNQVLGLQIDELEAELVRAHITMRPELIGHFTHQRLHGGVISATLDAMGGLAVMAAIGARHMAEAPATRLARFGKLGTIDLRIDYLRPATGPRFSATAQVLRLGSRVASTRMEFLDADGRLLSTGAGAYIVS from the coding sequence ATGCCGCTTTTCGCCTCCCGCCTCTTCGAGCCCGAGTTCGTCCAGTCCCTGTGCGAGATCTTCGAGACCCATATCGCCTTCAACCAGGTGCTCGGCCTGCAGATCGACGAGCTGGAGGCCGAGCTGGTGCGGGCCCACATCACGATGCGGCCCGAGCTGATCGGTCACTTCACCCACCAGCGCCTGCATGGCGGCGTGATCAGCGCCACGCTGGACGCCATGGGCGGCCTGGCGGTGATGGCCGCCATCGGGGCGCGTCATATGGCCGAGGCGCCCGCCACCCGCCTGGCACGCTTCGGCAAGCTGGGCACTATCGACCTGCGCATCGACTATCTGCGCCCCGCCACCGGCCCGCGCTTCAGCGCCACCGCCCAGGTGCTGCGTCTGGGCAGCCGCGTGGCCAGCACGCGCATGGAGTTCCTGGACGCCGACGGGCGCCTGCTCTCCACCGGGGCCGGCGCCTACATCGTGTCCTGA